In Denticeps clupeoides chromosome 1, fDenClu1.1, whole genome shotgun sequence, a single window of DNA contains:
- the kiaa0825 gene encoding uncharacterized protein KIAA0825 homolog isoform X1 yields MDWHADLPWDHMLVDLLPPGIPGEDDFQQLLRDTEEKLKQNSCSIEQSLKELQKKMGDTGLLDRPSSPTECLQWLCSRNAASFRVVTTGHQEILNFLLAMHQYLRAGKGREEMVLQLLLNISCQCGVAFPNTAPPDTAPPAMCNSVQDKSSLEVQELWEEVRFQLQHHLLHSLQPDDSDVARRLPQRIFTLQKLCFLYPEAHVLNRYQNLQSKAVQALVHKTQSSSSGMVGERGFERLFLGFQTASPSLCSMLAEDLQVLTGVGAEPHAILTFLNEAYLGTLSQELGALMQREFEVALKDNTVPLGKTGKSGSKSKSAVAPEPQRKDRNFSLTWHQLGCLTQLASTLLDLEHQVQDLASNLGFLNCTREPCCRGGKKPRDDAGLSAAEGGKVDTPDLLPQGPKNVALVFEWRAAFWDLVPHMTHCVKVVLEDVCAKSLKQDDADHARSTLVMPAKVPQSRNVEHSCPENNCPKMITKFCADVIQELDCLLPLAIACRDDVLLPVRSCFVDVCARVVLALATRLEEKAVEVPISAPFQNLTVLLPSSICLHQRLLHYMNHLTDSAHTPLSLLPITRCQKLTSALQEQLSGYCLRICATSLLHDPESHYWADSKPFYEDERCSFSIQMWHYFLCGLCSDLWVALPPALACQLLAQLLYQCLELLLQRYAHAQPSYRRTPQIRLDIVAILQCVLQLLWSVCESPEQLQLLDGEDLSPSSSLEGLVSSIHSLCTQLVSVLVVITAPLEDLCRLVSDSSPAVEGATIQTSVRWLNMINPDLFPVQSLRDGAESEVSILWLLRLLTSGPDWNPALVLRTILARGSVLLQTLITHSQLCADDGTEVSPESQKGANGFLEAVVSLLGPLNKTPRALTLALEPYLEKAHIWDRLYSAADSGKPEPVVLQCIRGAVFQPVDALLTQLVSMVQATENHHRPLLPQQPPDCLLSKIPKDWNYIPQEDMGKDARKNNSKTRTLQALSFIFSNLPITVASVPLPVRYLFAVAEKRISQHGRQMQPTGLLLWVLFSRLCQGLEDEETLERLAPQPLHREARGRLALLSECLQASVGQQKGVPKPTVEKTLQALEERRPKWTSSQLTKARKLCSESVLECGESDWLRECGGSAQLTEQKMRLLLLEVCHEAGGIQHLRQIYHIIRRNEKLLWSKLSGSPNASADSQQMVPSVTFDLGVALNTCSSTNFNAFMEFNHIGYDKFDQQGVLSRREWDWPSLLPSCQRAILVTFRALLANRWEMQKDAALEDEEKLLVDELRKVCSSLSKKFQLESSSTPAEPTAAEKTVH; encoded by the exons CATTGAACAAAGCCTGAAGGAGCTGCAGAAGAAGATGGGGGACACTGGGCTGCTGGATCGACCATCCAGTCCCACTGAATGTCTGCAGTGGCTCTGCTCACGGAACGCTGCTTCCTTCAGAGTCGTCACAACAGGACACCAGGAGATACTCAACTTCCTGCTAGCTATG CACCAGTACCTGAGAGCAGGAAAGGGTAGAGAGGAAATGGTTCTCCAGCTTCTCTTGAACATTTCCTGTCAGTGTGGAGTTGCTTTCCCCAACACGGCTCCACCAGACACAGCTCCTCCCGCCATGTGCAATTCTGTTCAGGACAAATCCTCTCTGGAGGTCCAGGAACTGTGGGAGGAAGTGCGATTCCAGCTGCAGCACCACTTGCTGCACAGTCTGCAGCCAGATGATTCTGATGTAGCAAGACGGTTGCCCCAACGCATCTTCACCCTCCAGAAACTTTGCTTCTTGTATCCAGAGGCCCACGTGCTCAATCGCTACCAGAACCTCCAGTCCAAAGCGGTTCAGGCCCTAGTTCACAAGACCCAGAGCTCCAGCTCTGGGAtggtgggagagagaggattTGAGCGTCTGTTCCTGGGTTTCCAGACAGCCTCTCCATCTTTGTGTTCCATGTTGGCTGAGGACCTCCAGGTGCTTACTGGGGTCGGGGCGGAGCCACATGCCATCCTGACCTTCCTCAACGAGGCCTATCTAGGAACTCTGAGCCAGGAACTGGGAGCTCTGATGCAGAGGGAGTTTGAGGTGGCATTGAAGGACAACACAGTGCCATTGGGCAAGACAGGCAAGAGTGGCAGCAAGAGCAAATCAGCTGTAG CCCCTGAGCCCCAGAGGAAGGACAGGAACTTCTCTCTTACCTGGCACCAGCTGGGCTGCCTGACTCAGCTGGCCTCCACCCTGCTGGATCTGGAGCACCAAGTCCAGGACCTGGCCTCTAATCTAGGCTTCCTTAACTGCACCAGAGAGCCATGCTGCAGAGGAG GAAAAAAGCCAAGGGATGATGCTGGTCTGAGTGCAGCAGAGGGGGGGAAGGTGGACACCCCTGATCTGCTGCCCCAGGGCCCCAAG AATGTTGCTCTTGTTTTTGAATGGAGGGCTGCCTTTTGGGACCTGGTTCCCCACATGACTCATTGTGTGAAGGTGGTACTGGAGGATGTCTGTGCCAAGAGCCTGAAACAGGACGATGCTGACCATGCCAGATCAACCCTAGTGATGCCAGCCAAGGTGCCCCAGAGCCGAAACGTAGAACACAGCTGCCCAGAGAACAATTGCCCCAAGATGATCACCAAG TTTTGTGCCGATGTCATTCAGGAGCTGGACTGCTTATTGCCCTTGGCGATTGCATGTCGTGATGATGTTCTCCTTCCTGTCCGGTCCTGCTTTGTGGATGTGTGTGCCAGAGTCGTGTTGGCACTTGCTACTCGCTTAGAGGAGAAGGCTGTGGAGGTGCCCATTAGCGCCCCCTTTCAGAACCTTACAGTACTGCTTCCCAGTAGCATCTGCCTCCACCAACGACTGCTCCACTACATGAACCACCTGACGGACAGCGCCCACAC ACCCTTGAGCCTACTGCCCATCACAAGGTGCCAGAAGCTGACCTCTGCCCTGCAGGAGCAACTGAGTGGGTACTGCCTTCGTATTTGTGCCACCAGTCTGCTTCATGACCCAGAGAGCCACTACTGGGCAGACAGCAAGCCCTTTTATGAG GATGAACGCTGCTCCTTCTCCATCCAGATGTGGCACTACTTTCTGTGTGGATTGTGTAGTGACCTGTGGGTGGCGCTCCCACCTGCGCTGGCTTGCCAGCTACTGGCCCAGCTGCTGTATCAGTGTCTGGAGTTGCTACTCCAGCGTTATGCACACGCTCAGCCCAGCTACAGAAGAACCCCCCAgatcag GTTGGACATTGTGGCCATCCTGCAGTGtgtgctgcagctgctgtggagtgtgtgtgaaagcCCGGAGCAGCTGCAGCTTTTGGACGGTGAGGACTTGTCTCCCTCTTCTTCTTTAGAGGGTTTGGTCTCCTCCATCCACAGCCTCTGTACACAGCTGGTCAGCGTTCTTGTGGTCATCACAGCGCCCCTAGAAGACCTCTGCAG gctTGTCTCTGACTCCAGTCCAGCTGTGGAAGGAGCCACCATCCAGACCTCAGTGCGTTGGCTTAACATGATCAACCCTGACCTGTTCCCAGTTCAGTCactcag AGATGGTGCGGAGAGTGAGGTGTCTATTCTCTGGCTTCTGAGACTCTTAACATCTGGACCAGACTGGAACCCCGCACTGGTCCTGCGCACAATCCTGGCCAGAGGCAGTGTGCTGCTGCAGACATTGATTACACACTCAC AGTTGTGTGCGGATGATGGTACAGAGGTGTCCCCTGAGAGTCAGAAGGGTGCTAATGGATTTTTGGAGGCTGTGGTCTCTCTGTTGGGACCCCTGAACAAAACTCCCCGGGCCTTGACGCTGGCACTGGAGCCCTACCTGGAAAAAGCTCACATATGGGATCGCCTGTATAGTGCAGCAG ACTCTGGAAAACCAGAACCAGTTGTCCTGCAGTGTATCAGAGGTGCAGTGTTCCAACCAGTAGATGCCCTCCTGACCCAACTGGTCTCTATGGTCCAGGCAACAGAGAACCATCACAGACCACTACTCCCACAGCAACCACCAGACTGTCTGCTCAGCAAAATCCCCAAAGACTGGAACTACATTCCCCAAGAGGACATGGGGAAAGATGCCAGGAAAA ACAACAGTAAGACACGTACCTTGCAGGCtctctccttcatcttctctAATCTCCCCATTACGGTGGCATCTGTGCCACTGCCTGTGCGTTACCTGTTTGCCGTGGCTGAGAAAAGGATATCCCAGCATGGCCGGCAGATGCAGCCCACCGGTCTTCTGTTGTGGGTACTGTTCAGTCGGCTGTGCCAGGGCCTGGAGGATGAGGAGACCCTGGAGCGTCTGGCTCCACAGCCCCTCCACCGGGAGGCCCGTGGCCGGTTGGCCTTGCTCTCTGAGTGCCTTCAGGCCAGTGTGGGGCAGCAGAAGGGTGTGCCCAAACCCACAGTCGAGAAGACTCTGCAGGCTCTGGAGGAGCGACGGCCCAAGTGGACCTCAAGCCAGCTAACGAAGGCCCGCAAGCTCTGCTCTGAGAG TGTGTTGGAGTGTGGTGAAAGCGACTGGCTGCGGGAATGTGGTGGTTCTGCTCAACTGACTGAGCAGAAAATGCGTCTCCTGCTGTTGGAAGTTTGCCATGAAGCAGGTGGCATCCAGCACCTCCGGCAAATTTATCACATCATCCGGCGCAACGAG AAACTGTTATGGTCAAAGCTCTCAGGCTCCCCAAATGCCAGTGCAGACTCCCAGCAGATGGTGCCgtctgtgacctttgaccttgggGTGGCATTGAACACCTGCTCATCGACCAATTTCAACGCCTTCATGGAGTTCAACCATATCGGCTATGACAAGTTTGATCAg CAGGGCGTCCTGAGCCGGAGAGAGTGGGACTGGCCTTCCCTCCTGCCCAGCTGCCAAAGAGCCATCCTAGTGACCTTCAGAGCACTGCTCGCTAACAG
- the kiaa0825 gene encoding uncharacterized protein KIAA0825 homolog isoform X6 encodes MNTNGFYSYSVIVLCFMYSFVYLNESQIGLINPPPPPGVPLTSYTSHTSHSLLRCPPHSLSLSLSLFRRVEKAAKSTLARATGAWRSWRDFPSWTPEPQRKDRNFSLTWHQLGCLTQLASTLLDLEHQVQDLASNLGFLNCTREPCCRGGKKPRDDAGLSAAEGGKVDTPDLLPQGPKNVALVFEWRAAFWDLVPHMTHCVKVVLEDVCAKSLKQDDADHARSTLVMPAKVPQSRNVEHSCPENNCPKMITKFCADVIQELDCLLPLAIACRDDVLLPVRSCFVDVCARVVLALATRLEEKAVEVPISAPFQNLTVLLPSSICLHQRLLHYMNHLTDSAHTPLSLLPITRCQKLTSALQEQLSGYCLRICATSLLHDPESHYWADSKPFYEDERCSFSIQMWHYFLCGLCSDLWVALPPALACQLLAQLLYQCLELLLQRYAHAQPSYRRTPQIRLDIVAILQCVLQLLWSVCESPEQLQLLDGEDLSPSSSLEGLVSSIHSLCTQLVSVLVVITAPLEDLCRLVSDSSPAVEGATIQTSVRWLNMINPDLFPVQSLRDGAESEVSILWLLRLLTSGPDWNPALVLRTILARGSVLLQTLITHSQLCADDGTEVSPESQKGANGFLEAVVSLLGPLNKTPRALTLALEPYLEKAHIWDRLYSAADSGKPEPVVLQCIRGAVFQPVDALLTQLVSMVQATENHHRPLLPQQPPDCLLSKIPKDWNYIPQEDMGKDARKNNSKTRTLQALSFIFSNLPITVASVPLPVRYLFAVAEKRISQHGRQMQPTGLLLWVLFSRLCQGLEDEETLERLAPQPLHREARGRLALLSECLQASVGQQKGVPKPTVEKTLQALEERRPKWTSSQLTKARKLCSESVLECGESDWLRECGGSAQLTEQKMRLLLLEVCHEAGGIQHLRQIYHIIRRNEKLLWSKLSGSPNASADSQQMVPSVTFDLGVALNTCSSTNFNAFMEFNHIGYDKFDQQGVLSRREWDWPSLLPSCQRAILVTFRALLANRWEMQKDAALEDEEKLLVDELRKVCSSLSKKFQLESSSTPAEPTAAEKTVH; translated from the exons ATGAATACGAATGGATTTTACTCTTATTCTGTCATAGTTCTGTGTTTTATGTACTCTTTTGTTTACTTGAATGAATCTCAGATCGGGCTGATAAATCCACCACCACCCCCTGGTGTCCCTCTCACCTCATATACCAGCCATACAAGTCACTCACTACTGAGATGTCCACCCCacagtctgtctctctctctctctttattcaGGAGGGTTGAGAAAGCAGCCAAATCAACCCTTGCAAGAGCCACTGGAGCCTGGAGATCATGGCGAGATTTCCCCAGCTGGA CCCCTGAGCCCCAGAGGAAGGACAGGAACTTCTCTCTTACCTGGCACCAGCTGGGCTGCCTGACTCAGCTGGCCTCCACCCTGCTGGATCTGGAGCACCAAGTCCAGGACCTGGCCTCTAATCTAGGCTTCCTTAACTGCACCAGAGAGCCATGCTGCAGAGGAG GAAAAAAGCCAAGGGATGATGCTGGTCTGAGTGCAGCAGAGGGGGGGAAGGTGGACACCCCTGATCTGCTGCCCCAGGGCCCCAAG AATGTTGCTCTTGTTTTTGAATGGAGGGCTGCCTTTTGGGACCTGGTTCCCCACATGACTCATTGTGTGAAGGTGGTACTGGAGGATGTCTGTGCCAAGAGCCTGAAACAGGACGATGCTGACCATGCCAGATCAACCCTAGTGATGCCAGCCAAGGTGCCCCAGAGCCGAAACGTAGAACACAGCTGCCCAGAGAACAATTGCCCCAAGATGATCACCAAG TTTTGTGCCGATGTCATTCAGGAGCTGGACTGCTTATTGCCCTTGGCGATTGCATGTCGTGATGATGTTCTCCTTCCTGTCCGGTCCTGCTTTGTGGATGTGTGTGCCAGAGTCGTGTTGGCACTTGCTACTCGCTTAGAGGAGAAGGCTGTGGAGGTGCCCATTAGCGCCCCCTTTCAGAACCTTACAGTACTGCTTCCCAGTAGCATCTGCCTCCACCAACGACTGCTCCACTACATGAACCACCTGACGGACAGCGCCCACAC ACCCTTGAGCCTACTGCCCATCACAAGGTGCCAGAAGCTGACCTCTGCCCTGCAGGAGCAACTGAGTGGGTACTGCCTTCGTATTTGTGCCACCAGTCTGCTTCATGACCCAGAGAGCCACTACTGGGCAGACAGCAAGCCCTTTTATGAG GATGAACGCTGCTCCTTCTCCATCCAGATGTGGCACTACTTTCTGTGTGGATTGTGTAGTGACCTGTGGGTGGCGCTCCCACCTGCGCTGGCTTGCCAGCTACTGGCCCAGCTGCTGTATCAGTGTCTGGAGTTGCTACTCCAGCGTTATGCACACGCTCAGCCCAGCTACAGAAGAACCCCCCAgatcag GTTGGACATTGTGGCCATCCTGCAGTGtgtgctgcagctgctgtggagtgtgtgtgaaagcCCGGAGCAGCTGCAGCTTTTGGACGGTGAGGACTTGTCTCCCTCTTCTTCTTTAGAGGGTTTGGTCTCCTCCATCCACAGCCTCTGTACACAGCTGGTCAGCGTTCTTGTGGTCATCACAGCGCCCCTAGAAGACCTCTGCAG gctTGTCTCTGACTCCAGTCCAGCTGTGGAAGGAGCCACCATCCAGACCTCAGTGCGTTGGCTTAACATGATCAACCCTGACCTGTTCCCAGTTCAGTCactcag AGATGGTGCGGAGAGTGAGGTGTCTATTCTCTGGCTTCTGAGACTCTTAACATCTGGACCAGACTGGAACCCCGCACTGGTCCTGCGCACAATCCTGGCCAGAGGCAGTGTGCTGCTGCAGACATTGATTACACACTCAC AGTTGTGTGCGGATGATGGTACAGAGGTGTCCCCTGAGAGTCAGAAGGGTGCTAATGGATTTTTGGAGGCTGTGGTCTCTCTGTTGGGACCCCTGAACAAAACTCCCCGGGCCTTGACGCTGGCACTGGAGCCCTACCTGGAAAAAGCTCACATATGGGATCGCCTGTATAGTGCAGCAG ACTCTGGAAAACCAGAACCAGTTGTCCTGCAGTGTATCAGAGGTGCAGTGTTCCAACCAGTAGATGCCCTCCTGACCCAACTGGTCTCTATGGTCCAGGCAACAGAGAACCATCACAGACCACTACTCCCACAGCAACCACCAGACTGTCTGCTCAGCAAAATCCCCAAAGACTGGAACTACATTCCCCAAGAGGACATGGGGAAAGATGCCAGGAAAA ACAACAGTAAGACACGTACCTTGCAGGCtctctccttcatcttctctAATCTCCCCATTACGGTGGCATCTGTGCCACTGCCTGTGCGTTACCTGTTTGCCGTGGCTGAGAAAAGGATATCCCAGCATGGCCGGCAGATGCAGCCCACCGGTCTTCTGTTGTGGGTACTGTTCAGTCGGCTGTGCCAGGGCCTGGAGGATGAGGAGACCCTGGAGCGTCTGGCTCCACAGCCCCTCCACCGGGAGGCCCGTGGCCGGTTGGCCTTGCTCTCTGAGTGCCTTCAGGCCAGTGTGGGGCAGCAGAAGGGTGTGCCCAAACCCACAGTCGAGAAGACTCTGCAGGCTCTGGAGGAGCGACGGCCCAAGTGGACCTCAAGCCAGCTAACGAAGGCCCGCAAGCTCTGCTCTGAGAG TGTGTTGGAGTGTGGTGAAAGCGACTGGCTGCGGGAATGTGGTGGTTCTGCTCAACTGACTGAGCAGAAAATGCGTCTCCTGCTGTTGGAAGTTTGCCATGAAGCAGGTGGCATCCAGCACCTCCGGCAAATTTATCACATCATCCGGCGCAACGAG AAACTGTTATGGTCAAAGCTCTCAGGCTCCCCAAATGCCAGTGCAGACTCCCAGCAGATGGTGCCgtctgtgacctttgaccttgggGTGGCATTGAACACCTGCTCATCGACCAATTTCAACGCCTTCATGGAGTTCAACCATATCGGCTATGACAAGTTTGATCAg CAGGGCGTCCTGAGCCGGAGAGAGTGGGACTGGCCTTCCCTCCTGCCCAGCTGCCAAAGAGCCATCCTAGTGACCTTCAGAGCACTGCTCGCTAACAG
- the kiaa0825 gene encoding uncharacterized protein KIAA0825 homolog isoform X4 — MDWHADLPWDHMLVDLLPPGIPGEDDFQQLLRDTEEKLKQNSCSIEQSLKELQKKMGDTGLLDRPSSPTECLQWLCSRNAASFRVVTTGHQEILNFLLAMHQYLRAGKGREEMVLQLLLNISCQCGVAFPNTAPPDTAPPAMCNSVQDKSSLEVQELWEEVRFQLQHHLLHSLQPDDSDVARRLPQRIFTLQKLCFLYPEAHVLNRYQNLQSKAVQALVHKTQSSSSGMVGERGFERLFLGFQTASPSLCSMLAEDLQVLTGVGAEPHAILTFLNEAYLGTLSQELGALMQREFEVALKDNTVPLGKTGKSGSKSKSAVAPEPQRKDRNFSLTWHQLGCLTQLASTLLDLEHQVQDLASNLGFLNCTREPCCRGGKKPRDDAGLSAAEGGKVDTPDLLPQGPKNVALVFEWRAAFWDLVPHMTHCVKVVLEDVCAKSLKQDDADHARSTLVMPAKVPQSRNVEHSCPENNCPKMITKFCADVIQELDCLLPLAIACRDDVLLPVRSCFVDVCARVVLALATRLEEKAVEVPISAPFQNLTVLLPSSICLHQRLLHYMNHLTDSAHTPLSLLPITRCQKLTSALQEQLSGYCLRICATSLLHDPESHYWADSKPFYEDERCSFSIQMWHYFLCGLCSDLWVALPPALACQLLAQLLYQCLELLLQRYAHAQPSYRRTPQIRLDIVAILQCVLQLLWSVCESPEQLQLLDGEDLSPSSSLEGLVSSIHSLCTQLVSVLVVITAPLEDLCRLVSDSSPAVEGATIQTSVRWLNMINPDLFPVQSLRDGAESEVSILWLLRLLTSGPDWNPALVLRTILARGSVLLQTLITHSQLCADDGTEVSPESQKGANGFLEAVVSLLGPLNKTPRALTLALEPYLEKAHIWDRLYSAADSGKPEPVVLQCIRGAVFQPVDALLTQLVSMVQATENHHRPLLPQQPPDCLLSKIPKDWNYIPQEDMGKDARKNNSKTRTLQALSFIFSNLPITVASVPLPVRYLFAVAEKRISQHGRQMQPTGLLLWVLFSRLCQGLEDEETLERLAPQPLHREARGRLALLSECLQASVGQQKGVPKPTVEKTLQALEERRPKWTSSQLTKARKLCSESVLECGESDWLRECGGSAQLTEQKMRLLLLEVCHEAGGIQHLRQIYHIIRRNEKLLWSKLSGSPNASADSQQMVPSVTFDLGVALNTCSSTNFNAFMEFNHIGYDKFDQQGVLSRREWDWPSLLPSCQRAILVTFRALLANRSHRGQAGCFRVQGRFALL; from the exons CATTGAACAAAGCCTGAAGGAGCTGCAGAAGAAGATGGGGGACACTGGGCTGCTGGATCGACCATCCAGTCCCACTGAATGTCTGCAGTGGCTCTGCTCACGGAACGCTGCTTCCTTCAGAGTCGTCACAACAGGACACCAGGAGATACTCAACTTCCTGCTAGCTATG CACCAGTACCTGAGAGCAGGAAAGGGTAGAGAGGAAATGGTTCTCCAGCTTCTCTTGAACATTTCCTGTCAGTGTGGAGTTGCTTTCCCCAACACGGCTCCACCAGACACAGCTCCTCCCGCCATGTGCAATTCTGTTCAGGACAAATCCTCTCTGGAGGTCCAGGAACTGTGGGAGGAAGTGCGATTCCAGCTGCAGCACCACTTGCTGCACAGTCTGCAGCCAGATGATTCTGATGTAGCAAGACGGTTGCCCCAACGCATCTTCACCCTCCAGAAACTTTGCTTCTTGTATCCAGAGGCCCACGTGCTCAATCGCTACCAGAACCTCCAGTCCAAAGCGGTTCAGGCCCTAGTTCACAAGACCCAGAGCTCCAGCTCTGGGAtggtgggagagagaggattTGAGCGTCTGTTCCTGGGTTTCCAGACAGCCTCTCCATCTTTGTGTTCCATGTTGGCTGAGGACCTCCAGGTGCTTACTGGGGTCGGGGCGGAGCCACATGCCATCCTGACCTTCCTCAACGAGGCCTATCTAGGAACTCTGAGCCAGGAACTGGGAGCTCTGATGCAGAGGGAGTTTGAGGTGGCATTGAAGGACAACACAGTGCCATTGGGCAAGACAGGCAAGAGTGGCAGCAAGAGCAAATCAGCTGTAG CCCCTGAGCCCCAGAGGAAGGACAGGAACTTCTCTCTTACCTGGCACCAGCTGGGCTGCCTGACTCAGCTGGCCTCCACCCTGCTGGATCTGGAGCACCAAGTCCAGGACCTGGCCTCTAATCTAGGCTTCCTTAACTGCACCAGAGAGCCATGCTGCAGAGGAG GAAAAAAGCCAAGGGATGATGCTGGTCTGAGTGCAGCAGAGGGGGGGAAGGTGGACACCCCTGATCTGCTGCCCCAGGGCCCCAAG AATGTTGCTCTTGTTTTTGAATGGAGGGCTGCCTTTTGGGACCTGGTTCCCCACATGACTCATTGTGTGAAGGTGGTACTGGAGGATGTCTGTGCCAAGAGCCTGAAACAGGACGATGCTGACCATGCCAGATCAACCCTAGTGATGCCAGCCAAGGTGCCCCAGAGCCGAAACGTAGAACACAGCTGCCCAGAGAACAATTGCCCCAAGATGATCACCAAG TTTTGTGCCGATGTCATTCAGGAGCTGGACTGCTTATTGCCCTTGGCGATTGCATGTCGTGATGATGTTCTCCTTCCTGTCCGGTCCTGCTTTGTGGATGTGTGTGCCAGAGTCGTGTTGGCACTTGCTACTCGCTTAGAGGAGAAGGCTGTGGAGGTGCCCATTAGCGCCCCCTTTCAGAACCTTACAGTACTGCTTCCCAGTAGCATCTGCCTCCACCAACGACTGCTCCACTACATGAACCACCTGACGGACAGCGCCCACAC ACCCTTGAGCCTACTGCCCATCACAAGGTGCCAGAAGCTGACCTCTGCCCTGCAGGAGCAACTGAGTGGGTACTGCCTTCGTATTTGTGCCACCAGTCTGCTTCATGACCCAGAGAGCCACTACTGGGCAGACAGCAAGCCCTTTTATGAG GATGAACGCTGCTCCTTCTCCATCCAGATGTGGCACTACTTTCTGTGTGGATTGTGTAGTGACCTGTGGGTGGCGCTCCCACCTGCGCTGGCTTGCCAGCTACTGGCCCAGCTGCTGTATCAGTGTCTGGAGTTGCTACTCCAGCGTTATGCACACGCTCAGCCCAGCTACAGAAGAACCCCCCAgatcag GTTGGACATTGTGGCCATCCTGCAGTGtgtgctgcagctgctgtggagtgtgtgtgaaagcCCGGAGCAGCTGCAGCTTTTGGACGGTGAGGACTTGTCTCCCTCTTCTTCTTTAGAGGGTTTGGTCTCCTCCATCCACAGCCTCTGTACACAGCTGGTCAGCGTTCTTGTGGTCATCACAGCGCCCCTAGAAGACCTCTGCAG gctTGTCTCTGACTCCAGTCCAGCTGTGGAAGGAGCCACCATCCAGACCTCAGTGCGTTGGCTTAACATGATCAACCCTGACCTGTTCCCAGTTCAGTCactcag AGATGGTGCGGAGAGTGAGGTGTCTATTCTCTGGCTTCTGAGACTCTTAACATCTGGACCAGACTGGAACCCCGCACTGGTCCTGCGCACAATCCTGGCCAGAGGCAGTGTGCTGCTGCAGACATTGATTACACACTCAC AGTTGTGTGCGGATGATGGTACAGAGGTGTCCCCTGAGAGTCAGAAGGGTGCTAATGGATTTTTGGAGGCTGTGGTCTCTCTGTTGGGACCCCTGAACAAAACTCCCCGGGCCTTGACGCTGGCACTGGAGCCCTACCTGGAAAAAGCTCACATATGGGATCGCCTGTATAGTGCAGCAG ACTCTGGAAAACCAGAACCAGTTGTCCTGCAGTGTATCAGAGGTGCAGTGTTCCAACCAGTAGATGCCCTCCTGACCCAACTGGTCTCTATGGTCCAGGCAACAGAGAACCATCACAGACCACTACTCCCACAGCAACCACCAGACTGTCTGCTCAGCAAAATCCCCAAAGACTGGAACTACATTCCCCAAGAGGACATGGGGAAAGATGCCAGGAAAA ACAACAGTAAGACACGTACCTTGCAGGCtctctccttcatcttctctAATCTCCCCATTACGGTGGCATCTGTGCCACTGCCTGTGCGTTACCTGTTTGCCGTGGCTGAGAAAAGGATATCCCAGCATGGCCGGCAGATGCAGCCCACCGGTCTTCTGTTGTGGGTACTGTTCAGTCGGCTGTGCCAGGGCCTGGAGGATGAGGAGACCCTGGAGCGTCTGGCTCCACAGCCCCTCCACCGGGAGGCCCGTGGCCGGTTGGCCTTGCTCTCTGAGTGCCTTCAGGCCAGTGTGGGGCAGCAGAAGGGTGTGCCCAAACCCACAGTCGAGAAGACTCTGCAGGCTCTGGAGGAGCGACGGCCCAAGTGGACCTCAAGCCAGCTAACGAAGGCCCGCAAGCTCTGCTCTGAGAG TGTGTTGGAGTGTGGTGAAAGCGACTGGCTGCGGGAATGTGGTGGTTCTGCTCAACTGACTGAGCAGAAAATGCGTCTCCTGCTGTTGGAAGTTTGCCATGAAGCAGGTGGCATCCAGCACCTCCGGCAAATTTATCACATCATCCGGCGCAACGAG AAACTGTTATGGTCAAAGCTCTCAGGCTCCCCAAATGCCAGTGCAGACTCCCAGCAGATGGTGCCgtctgtgacctttgaccttgggGTGGCATTGAACACCTGCTCATCGACCAATTTCAACGCCTTCATGGAGTTCAACCATATCGGCTATGACAAGTTTGATCAg CAGGGCGTCCTGAGCCGGAGAGAGTGGGACTGGCCTTCCCTCCTGCCCAGCTGCCAAAGAGCCATCCTAGTGACCTTCAGAGCACTGCTCGCTAACAG